In Mycolicibacterium aubagnense, the DNA window TGGCGCCAGATCTGCTTGGGGAACGCGGTGAACGCCAGCAGATCCGGCCGCGCCGCTTCGAGTGATCGGCGACATTGGGCAGCTTGTCGGACAATGCGTCGATGATCCGATCATATTGAGCAGCAACGGATTCAGCGTCAGGTTGGTCGAACACCGAGTGCAGCAGGGTGCGCACCCAGGGCCACGAACTCTTGGGGTGACGGACATCAGGTTGGTCGTGTAGTGGGTTCTGCAGCGCTGCCACGCCGCTCCGGGCAGGGTGGCCCCGATGGCGGCGACCAGCCCGGCGTGGGCGTCGCTGGTGACCAGTTTGACCCGGACAGGCCGCGGGCGGTCAACGACCGCCAGAACGTCAACCCGCCCCGTCCTCAGCGGTCGTGACATCGATTCCCAGGATCTCGCGGTAGCCCTCGGCGTTGACCCGACGGCGATCAGGGCGTGCACGTTGACCACCGGCCGGCTTCACGCACCTTGAGCACCAGAGCGTCCGCAGCGACGAACGTATACGGGCCGGCATCGAGCGGCCGGGTCCGGAACGCCTCCACGGCGGCGTCGAGTTCCTTGCCATCACCGACACCTGCGACTTCGACAACGACGTGATGCCCAGGGTCTCGACCAGCTTGTCCATCCGCCGCGTCGAGACACCAAGCAGGTAACACGTCGCCACCACCGTGGTCAGGGCCCGCTCGGCGCGTTTACGGCGCTCCAGCAGCCAGTCCGGGAAGTAGGATCCTTGCCGCAGCTTCGGGATCGCAAGATCCAAGTCCCTGCACGGGTGTCGAATTGACGGTGTCGGTAGCCGTTGCGGGGTGGTGCGCTCAGCCGAGCGTTCGCCGTAGCCGGCACCGCATAGGGCGTCGGCTTCGGCGCCCATCAGGTGTGGATGAACGTGGCCAGCAGCTCGCGCAGCTCGTCAGGATGGGCAGTGGTGAGTCGTTCGGCCAGCACAGTGGGCAGATCGATATTGTGGGCAGTGGTCATCGCGTCGATTCCTTTGCTCGAGTGACTTTGGACGGTCTCTCGAAGAATCACGCGATGACCTTCAATCACTCGGCTACGACACGCCGGTACCGCTGATCAGGTCCGACTCGTACACCACCTTGATGGACGCAACCGTCCGGTGCGTCCAGCCGTCCTCGGGCAGGATGTAGAACAGCAGCTTGCCAGCGTCTTCCTGGATGAGCCCGATTCGTACCAGGTACGGCGGCTGGTCAGTCATGGAGCCGCTCGGTATGACACTTCGTCAAGCACGTTCGCGACCACAGCTTCGGTCCGACCGCCTCATCGACCTCAACATCCGCAAGATCGTAAAACCCGCAGTGCCTCCTAAGCGTTCGCTCGTCTGACGTGCGGCGGTGGCGAACCGGGTCCGTGTTCGTTCCCGTAATCCCACAGCTGCCTGGTGAAGTACAGGTACACCTCGATCGAATCGTGGTTCAGGTTGGACAGCTCGCGTTTCCCACCGTAGAAGGCCGGAACGTTGGCACCGGCACACCAGTCGAATTCGAGGCGATCGATGGCAACCTTAGCCAACCACTCTTGAAATAGGTTGGGCAACAAGAAGTCTTGGGCCATCGTCGTGCCGAGTGCCTGTTCAAATCGATGAACATCAACCCATGGCGTCACCGAACCATCGAAGGCGTCCAGGACTACGACCGTTCGAGCTGATTCGGTGCGGTCAGGCATGCCTTCGGGGGTGAGCCGACTCGTGACGGCATACTGCCGAGCTAGCCAGTCGAACGCAAACACTTCTGTGACAATGCCTCTCGTGCGGAACATGGCATCGACCAGTTCTTGGCCGATCTGGGCTGACATCGCATCGTGGAAGCGGAGCAGCCCACCATTGAGCGAGCGACCACACCAACCTTGATCGGCGAAGTAGCCGCCGATGAGGTTCGGCCGCCAATCGTCCGACGACCGGACCGGCGGGTCGAATGAATACTCCAAGTCAGGTCCTCACGTCACTGGTAGTCGTAATGCACAAACGCGACGGTGTCAGCGTCCCCCTACGGCGCGATGTCCTGCGGGCAGACCCGCGTCACCAGTCGTCGTTTTCGTCTTCCTCCACAGGCGGACGCGGCCTCCGCATCACCACCGCCGCCCAGATCAAGCCGCCAATCAGCGCAGCGACCACCAACAAAAAGACGAACTGCCCCGCCAAGTAGTCCATGTCATCCTCCCCCTCGCAGCCGCTCAGTGCGGCACTTCGTCAAGCCCGTTCGCGGCCAGCGTCTCCGTCAGCGCTGCAACAACGCTCTTGGCAGGCCAATCGTCCGGTGCCGAGATCAACGTTCCCCCAGCCAATTCCGTCGCGGTCAGACCATCTGCTACCCAGTTCACCGTTCCGACCTCACCGCTGATCCAGGTGCGGTAACTGGCGCCGATCTTCCAGTTACCACGTCGCGCAAGGCGGCTCGCCGCGGAATCGGTCAGCGTCAACGTCGCCGGACGCCACGTGGACGCTACAGCCGCACACCGCGTCACCGGTTTCGCTGGTGATACTGCCGGGCATCGTCTCCCACAAATCGATATGGAGGTGACGCGCAGGCAATCGCCCGCCGAGACCGACGTGCCCAGCATGTATCGCGACCTTGGCACTCATGGCGAGA includes these proteins:
- a CDS encoding transposase, whose protein sequence is MGAEADALCGAGYGERSAERTTPQRLPTPSIRHPCRDLDLAIPKLRQGSYFPDWLLERRKRAERALTTVVATCYLLGVSTRRMDKLVETLGITSLSKSQVSVMARNSTPPWRRSGPGRSMPARIRSSLRTLWCSRCVKPAGGQRARPDRRRVNAEGYREILGIDVTTAEDGAG